The following coding sequences are from one Augochlora pura isolate Apur16 chromosome 6, APUR_v2.2.1, whole genome shotgun sequence window:
- the LOC144471775 gene encoding carbohydrate sulfotransferase 11 isoform X3, with protein sequence MTGCCVQEIMLLILSMSVSIATGNTAGERTLTNDDRRRLFEAENFVYSWTGPNALARSALVERQERLQYNCEEILNDVGTVDEVSDPESFRNILVDEQHDLLYCYVPKVACTNWKRVLMVATGKWPGNDPLEIPADQAHSQGTFQRLSNYTLPEIERMLATYDKLIVVRHPLERLLSAYRNKLEAKHEKSSMYFQSRFGKKIVKRYRQNATEQSLKNGDDVTFPEFVEFVTDDSSNETRNEHWNPIYELCQPCLVNYNLVSKYESLVEDATEVLERMGVESVNFPAKPVNSEPTSKKLEKYYSTLTYRQLRKLADMYKLDLKLFDYSLEEVLGFSLA encoded by the exons ATGACAGGATGCTGTGTTCAGGAGATAATGCTCCTTATCCTCAGCATGTCGGTCTCTATTGCGACCGGGAACACAGCCGGCGAGCGTACCTTGACGAACGATGATAGAAGACGCCTCTTCGAGGCGGAGAATTTCGTCTATTCTTGGACAGGACCGAATGCGTTGGCGAGATCTGCCCTGGTAGAACGGCAGGAGAGATTGCAATACAACTGCGAGGAGATCCTCAACGATGTGGGCACCGTCGACGAAGTCTCGGATCCGGAATCCTTCAGGAATATACTGGTCGACGAGCAGCACGATCTTCTTTACTGCTACGTTCCTAAG GTTGCCTGCACGAACTGGAAACGGGTTTTGATGGTTGCCACCGGGAAATGGCCAGGTAACGATCCCCTGGAGATACCTGCCGATCAAGCCCACTCGCAGGGCACTTTCCAAAGGCTGAGCAACTACACGCTGCCCGAGATCGAACGAATGCTAGCAACATACGACAAGTTGATAGTGGTCCGGCATCCGTTGGAAAGGCTTCTGTCCGCTTACAGGAACAAATTGGAGGCGAAACACGAAAAGAGCTCCATGTACTTTCAGTCTCGCTTCGGGAAGAAGATCGTCAAG AGATACCGGCAGAACGCCACCGAGCAGTCACTGAAGAACGGCGACGACGTCACGTTCCCGGAGTTCGTCGAGTTCGTCACGGACGATTCGTCGAACGAGACCCGAAACGAGCATTGGAACCCGATTTACGAACTGTGCCAGCCGTGCTTGGTTAATTACAATCTCGTTAGCAAGTACGAGAGTCTGGTGGAGGATGCCACCGAGGTTCTGGAACGAATGGGCGTCGAGTCAGTCAA TTTTCCGGCGAAACCGGTGAACAGCGAGCCAACTTCGAAGAAactcgaaaaatattactcGACGCTGACGTACAGACAGCTCCGGAAGCTGGCGGACATGTACAAACTAGACTTAAAGCTGTTCGACTATTCGCTGGAGGAGGTGCTCGGGTTTTCGCTGGCGTGA
- the LOC144471775 gene encoding carbohydrate sulfotransferase 11 isoform X2, with protein MVVGGEHWSMLMCWTVRKQLSTVKKIVQCPGRAGRTMTGCCVQEIMLLILSMSVSIATGNTAGERTLTNDDRRRLFEAENFVYSWTGPNALARSALVERQERLQYNCEEILNDVGTVDEVSDPESFRNILVDEQHDLLYCYVPKVACTNWKRVLMVATGKWPGNDPLEIPADQAHSQGTFQRLSNYTLPEIERMLATYDKLIVVRHPLERLLSAYRNKLEAKHEKSSMYFQSRFGKKIVKRYRQNATEQSLKNGDDVTFPEFVEFVTDDSSNETRNEHWNPIYELCQPCLVNYNLVSKYESLVEDATEVLERMGVESVNFPAKPVNSEPTSKKLEKYYSTLTYRQLRKLADMYKLDLKLFDYSLEEVLGFSLA; from the exons ATGGTTGTCGGAGGAGAGCATTGGAGCATGCTAATGTGCT GGACCGTTCGTAAACAGCTGTCTACCGTCAAAAAAATAGTTCAATGTCCCGGGAGGGCAGGAAGGACGATGACAGGATGCTGTGTTCAGGAGATAATGCTCCTTATCCTCAGCATGTCGGTCTCTATTGCGACCGGGAACACAGCCGGCGAGCGTACCTTGACGAACGATGATAGAAGACGCCTCTTCGAGGCGGAGAATTTCGTCTATTCTTGGACAGGACCGAATGCGTTGGCGAGATCTGCCCTGGTAGAACGGCAGGAGAGATTGCAATACAACTGCGAGGAGATCCTCAACGATGTGGGCACCGTCGACGAAGTCTCGGATCCGGAATCCTTCAGGAATATACTGGTCGACGAGCAGCACGATCTTCTTTACTGCTACGTTCCTAAG GTTGCCTGCACGAACTGGAAACGGGTTTTGATGGTTGCCACCGGGAAATGGCCAGGTAACGATCCCCTGGAGATACCTGCCGATCAAGCCCACTCGCAGGGCACTTTCCAAAGGCTGAGCAACTACACGCTGCCCGAGATCGAACGAATGCTAGCAACATACGACAAGTTGATAGTGGTCCGGCATCCGTTGGAAAGGCTTCTGTCCGCTTACAGGAACAAATTGGAGGCGAAACACGAAAAGAGCTCCATGTACTTTCAGTCTCGCTTCGGGAAGAAGATCGTCAAG AGATACCGGCAGAACGCCACCGAGCAGTCACTGAAGAACGGCGACGACGTCACGTTCCCGGAGTTCGTCGAGTTCGTCACGGACGATTCGTCGAACGAGACCCGAAACGAGCATTGGAACCCGATTTACGAACTGTGCCAGCCGTGCTTGGTTAATTACAATCTCGTTAGCAAGTACGAGAGTCTGGTGGAGGATGCCACCGAGGTTCTGGAACGAATGGGCGTCGAGTCAGTCAA TTTTCCGGCGAAACCGGTGAACAGCGAGCCAACTTCGAAGAAactcgaaaaatattactcGACGCTGACGTACAGACAGCTCCGGAAGCTGGCGGACATGTACAAACTAGACTTAAAGCTGTTCGACTATTCGCTGGAGGAGGTGCTCGGGTTTTCGCTGGCGTGA
- the Pka-c3 gene encoding protein kinase, cAMP-dependent, catalytic subunit 3 isoform X2, which produces MSGDTTSDEEGSQEDSTRYDVDDLEIIKTIGTGTFGRVVLCRHQGTPLALKILSMVDVIRLKQVEHVRNEITVLKEVNHPFIVNMLWSGRDEARVYMLLEFVAGGELFSYLRAAGRFSGPTSCFYAAEIVCALEYLHSKHIVYRDLKPENLLLDSQGHLKITDFGFSKKLTDRTWTLCGTPEYLAPEIIQSKGHNKAVDWWALGVLIYEMLAGFPPFFDDNPFGIYEKILSGRIEWPKHMDPIAKDLIKKLLVADRTKRLGNMRQGADDVKRHRWFKLVEWPLVPQRALNPPIRPRVKAPGDPSCFDDYPETDWRSQPPLPPDQLALFQDF; this is translated from the exons ATGTCGGGAGACACCACGTCCGACGAGGAGGGATCGCAGGAGGACTCGACGCGTTACGACGTCGACGATCTCGAGATCATCAAGACCATAG GGACCGGTACATTCGGCAGAGTGGTCCTATGCAGGCACCAAGGCACCCCGTTGGCCCTGAAGATCCTCTCGATGGTGGACGTGATCAGGCTGAAACAAGTGGAGCACGTCCGGAACGAGATCACAGTACTGAAAGAAGTAAATCATCCCTTCATCGTGAACAT GTTGTGGAGCGGAAGGGACGAGGCGAGAGTGTACATGCTGCTGGAATTCGTGGCCGGCGGCGAACTTTTCTCCTACCTGAGGGCAGCTGGCAGATTTTCTGGGCCCACCAGCTGTTTCTACGCGGCCGAGATCGTCTGCGCCTTGGAATACCTTCACAGCAAGCACATCGTTTACCGGGATCTGAAGCCCGAGAACCTCCTCCTGGACAGCCAAGGCCACCTAAAAATCACCGACTTCGGATTCTCGAAGAAGCTCACCGACAG AACGTGGACGCTGTGCGGAACGCCCGAGTACTTGGCCCCGGAAATCATCCAGAGCAAAGGACACAACAAGGCTGTGGATTGGTGGGCGCTAGGCGTCCTCATCTACGAGATGCTGGCTGGTTTCCCGCCATTTTTCGATGACAATCCGTTCGGTATCTACGAGAAAATATTGAGCGGCAGGATAGAGTGGCCGAAGCACATGGACCCGATTGCCAAGGACCTTATCAAGAAGCTTCTCGTCGCCGACAGGACCAAAAGGCTGGGGAACATGAGACAGGGGGCTGACGATGTGAAAAGGCATCGGTGGTTCAAGCTGGTCGAGTGGCCATTG GTACCACAAAGGGCCCTGAACCCCCCGATAAGACCCCGAGTAAAGGCCCCGGGCGATCCAAGCTGTTTCGACGACTACCCAGAAACCGATTGGCGGTCGCAGCCTCCATTACCACCGGACCAATTAGCGCTGTTTCAAGATTTCTGA
- the Pka-c3 gene encoding protein kinase, cAMP-dependent, catalytic subunit 3 isoform X3: MVDVIRLKQVEHVRNEITVLKEVNHPFIVNMLWSGRDEARVYMLLEFVAGGELFSYLRAAGRFSGPTSCFYAAEIVCALEYLHSKHIVYRDLKPENLLLDSQGHLKITDFGFSKKLTDRTWTLCGTPEYLAPEIIQSKGHNKAVDWWALGVLIYEMLAGFPPFFDDNPFGIYEKILSGRIEWPKHMDPIAKDLIKKLLVADRTKRLGNMRQGADDVKRHRWFKLVEWPLVPQRALNPPIRPRVKAPGDPSCFDDYPETDWRSQPPLPPDQLALFQDF; encoded by the exons ATGGTGGACGTGATCAGGCTGAAACAAGTGGAGCACGTCCGGAACGAGATCACAGTACTGAAAGAAGTAAATCATCCCTTCATCGTGAACAT GTTGTGGAGCGGAAGGGACGAGGCGAGAGTGTACATGCTGCTGGAATTCGTGGCCGGCGGCGAACTTTTCTCCTACCTGAGGGCAGCTGGCAGATTTTCTGGGCCCACCAGCTGTTTCTACGCGGCCGAGATCGTCTGCGCCTTGGAATACCTTCACAGCAAGCACATCGTTTACCGGGATCTGAAGCCCGAGAACCTCCTCCTGGACAGCCAAGGCCACCTAAAAATCACCGACTTCGGATTCTCGAAGAAGCTCACCGACAG AACGTGGACGCTGTGCGGAACGCCCGAGTACTTGGCCCCGGAAATCATCCAGAGCAAAGGACACAACAAGGCTGTGGATTGGTGGGCGCTAGGCGTCCTCATCTACGAGATGCTGGCTGGTTTCCCGCCATTTTTCGATGACAATCCGTTCGGTATCTACGAGAAAATATTGAGCGGCAGGATAGAGTGGCCGAAGCACATGGACCCGATTGCCAAGGACCTTATCAAGAAGCTTCTCGTCGCCGACAGGACCAAAAGGCTGGGGAACATGAGACAGGGGGCTGACGATGTGAAAAGGCATCGGTGGTTCAAGCTGGTCGAGTGGCCATTG GTACCACAAAGGGCCCTGAACCCCCCGATAAGACCCCGAGTAAAGGCCCCGGGCGATCCAAGCTGTTTCGACGACTACCCAGAAACCGATTGGCGGTCGCAGCCTCCATTACCACCGGACCAATTAGCGCTGTTTCAAGATTTCTGA
- the LOC144471775 gene encoding carbohydrate sulfotransferase 11 isoform X1 codes for MFNTKCVCCPSSFSLIFVSQSSVFVGWSSDEGQSKTKVIQGKCTAQMVLEGTVRKQLSTVKKIVQCPGRAGRTMTGCCVQEIMLLILSMSVSIATGNTAGERTLTNDDRRRLFEAENFVYSWTGPNALARSALVERQERLQYNCEEILNDVGTVDEVSDPESFRNILVDEQHDLLYCYVPKVACTNWKRVLMVATGKWPGNDPLEIPADQAHSQGTFQRLSNYTLPEIERMLATYDKLIVVRHPLERLLSAYRNKLEAKHEKSSMYFQSRFGKKIVKRYRQNATEQSLKNGDDVTFPEFVEFVTDDSSNETRNEHWNPIYELCQPCLVNYNLVSKYESLVEDATEVLERMGVESVNFPAKPVNSEPTSKKLEKYYSTLTYRQLRKLADMYKLDLKLFDYSLEEVLGFSLA; via the exons ATGTTCAACACGAAGTGCGTTTGCTGCCCGAGCTCATTCAGCCTGATTTTCGTCAGTCAGTCGTCCGTTTTCGTAGGATGGTCATCCGACGAAGGCCAAAGCAAGACTAAAGTCATTCAGGGCAAGTGTACGGCACAGATGGTGCTCGAAG GGACCGTTCGTAAACAGCTGTCTACCGTCAAAAAAATAGTTCAATGTCCCGGGAGGGCAGGAAGGACGATGACAGGATGCTGTGTTCAGGAGATAATGCTCCTTATCCTCAGCATGTCGGTCTCTATTGCGACCGGGAACACAGCCGGCGAGCGTACCTTGACGAACGATGATAGAAGACGCCTCTTCGAGGCGGAGAATTTCGTCTATTCTTGGACAGGACCGAATGCGTTGGCGAGATCTGCCCTGGTAGAACGGCAGGAGAGATTGCAATACAACTGCGAGGAGATCCTCAACGATGTGGGCACCGTCGACGAAGTCTCGGATCCGGAATCCTTCAGGAATATACTGGTCGACGAGCAGCACGATCTTCTTTACTGCTACGTTCCTAAG GTTGCCTGCACGAACTGGAAACGGGTTTTGATGGTTGCCACCGGGAAATGGCCAGGTAACGATCCCCTGGAGATACCTGCCGATCAAGCCCACTCGCAGGGCACTTTCCAAAGGCTGAGCAACTACACGCTGCCCGAGATCGAACGAATGCTAGCAACATACGACAAGTTGATAGTGGTCCGGCATCCGTTGGAAAGGCTTCTGTCCGCTTACAGGAACAAATTGGAGGCGAAACACGAAAAGAGCTCCATGTACTTTCAGTCTCGCTTCGGGAAGAAGATCGTCAAG AGATACCGGCAGAACGCCACCGAGCAGTCACTGAAGAACGGCGACGACGTCACGTTCCCGGAGTTCGTCGAGTTCGTCACGGACGATTCGTCGAACGAGACCCGAAACGAGCATTGGAACCCGATTTACGAACTGTGCCAGCCGTGCTTGGTTAATTACAATCTCGTTAGCAAGTACGAGAGTCTGGTGGAGGATGCCACCGAGGTTCTGGAACGAATGGGCGTCGAGTCAGTCAA TTTTCCGGCGAAACCGGTGAACAGCGAGCCAACTTCGAAGAAactcgaaaaatattactcGACGCTGACGTACAGACAGCTCCGGAAGCTGGCGGACATGTACAAACTAGACTTAAAGCTGTTCGACTATTCGCTGGAGGAGGTGCTCGGGTTTTCGCTGGCGTGA
- the LOC144471617 gene encoding sodium channel protein Nach — MPRKFASRNQRLSGIIVPFNGDLKRDFNQRISPAVKVIDTEFADQPDSTKKQETIPTTDEIVNDFLESTSIHGLQYFGKTDMKVGFFGKILWLCTILTGFACSTIMVIQFLNRYNENPTSTFIKSFNNPIFNAPFPAITLCPFSPIPLERREKILHGINIPENMSADTVMNLLKYGHFITLPYSTQHYDESDRLQELLDANYWTVAEFLKILEPCEDMLESCWWSSERIDCGKSMSLSHSSYGLCCSFNYLLEDFVGRDKNQPVPRPIRSVDYGRRSGLKLLINSRTLGVSTKNSSRSAKSISNGDGIGVFVHHSLDFPGLNTNAYILQQSMEMQIRVNPMIIEKPADLHHRNREGNVVPICVKDADELEYFPIYTYSNCYANCRVQAMIRLCGCLPFIYEHLVDYYRITPCGLEGLSCIQQNTKKISIIRDVAMSNLTCTCGTPCLETVYDCFPNSVELSRPQAATSYKNVTSQDAILRVFMQSQVFMTMETVSAADEVYLLASIGGIFSLFLGCSFLSVVEILYFLKLFCRARYLRWKNRSAARKQKRTDHENYRNVRRNIY, encoded by the exons ATGCCGAGAAAATTCGCCAGCAGGAATCAACGACTCTCGGGAATCATCGTCCCATTCAATGGCGATCTGAAACGTGATTTCAACCAGCGAATCAGTCCCGCGGTGAAAGTCATCGACACCGAATTCGCGGACCAGCCCGATTCTACGAAGAAACAGGAGACCATTCCGACCACCGATGAGATCGTCAACGATTTCTTGGAGAGCACCTCCATCCACGGTTTGCAATACTTCGGGAAGACGGACATGAAGGTCGGATTCTTCGGGAAGATCCTGTGGCTCTGCACGATACTCACCGGTTTCGCGT GCTCCACCATCATGGTGATACAATTCCTGAACCGTTACAACGAGAACCCGACCAGCACGTTCATAAAATCGTTCAATAATCCGATCTTCAACGCGCCGTTCCCGGCGATCACGCTGTGTCCATTCTCGCCGATCCCGCTGGAAAGGCGAGAGAAAATCTTGCACGGAATCAACATACCCGAGAACATGAGCGCGGACACCGTGATGAATCTTCTGAA ATACGGTCACTTCATTACGTTGCCGTACTCGACGCAACATTACGACGAGAGCGACCGTCTGCAGGAGCTGCTGGATGCGAATTATTGGACGGTCGCCGAGTTCTTGAAGATCCTGGAGCCTTGCGAGGACATGTTGGAGTCCTGCTGGTGGAGCAGCGAGCGAATCGATTGCGGGAAATCCATGTCGCTCTCTCATAGTTCTTACGGGCTCTGTTGCTCCTTTAACTATCTTCTCGAGGACTTCGTGGGCCGTGATAA GAACCAGCCAGTACCGAGGCCCATCCGGTCCGTCGACTACGGGCGCAGGAGCGGTCTGAAACTGTTAATAAATAGCCGGACACTCGGCGTCAGCACGAAAAACTCGTCCCGTTCCGCTAAGTCAATTTCGAACGGCGACGGAATAGGG GTATTTGTCCATCACAGTCTCGATTTCCCAGGACTCAACACTAACGCGTACATACTCCAACAAAGCATGGAGATGCAG ATCAGAGTGAACCCGATGATAATCGAGAAACCGGCCGATCTGCATCACCGCAACAGGGAGGGCAATGTCGTCCCAATTTGCGTAAAGGACGCCGACGAGCTCGAGTACTTTCCCATCTACACGTACTCGAACTGTTACGCGAACTGCAGGGTACAGGCGATGATCAGGCTCTGCGGATGTCTGCCGTTCATCTACGAGCACCTGGTCGACTACTATCGCATCACT CCTTGCGGACTAGAAGGATTGTCCTGCATCCAACAGAACACCAAGAAGATCAGTATTATCAGAGACGTCGCCATGTCGAATTTGACCTGCACTTGTGGAACACCTTGCCTGGAAACTGTTTACGACTGCTTCCCCAACTCGGTCGAATTGTCAAGGCCGCAGGCTGCGACTAGTTA TAAAAACGTGACGAGCCAGGACGCTATTTTGAGAGTATTCATGCAGTCGCAAGTTTTTATGACGATGGAGACCGTGTCAGCGGCCGACGAGGTTTATCTTTTGG CTTCGATCGGCGGGATCTTCAGCTTGTTCCTGGGCTGCAGTTTCCTCAGCGTGGTGGAGATCCTCTATTTCCTGAAGCTGTTCTGCCGCGCCAGGTATCTGCGTTGGAAGAACAGATCCGCCGCGAGGAAACAGAAGCGAACGGATCACGAGAATTATAGGAACGTTAGacggaatatttattga